From a single Hyphomicrobiales bacterium genomic region:
- the ltnD gene encoding L-threonate dehydrogenase, whose translation MSSNTTCAVIGLGSMGYGIAQSILRANKPVLGVDIDAGRMADLRAEGGMDEELKNLAPKLDTAVIVVLNANQTEAVLFGDNALVPLMSSGAVVISCATVPPEFARQMAARCADYGVHYLDAPISGGATKAAQGALSVMASGTDEAFTAAKPVLDDISETVFKLGDKAGAGSAMKAVNQLLAGVHIATMAEALTFGMTQGVEPKTFVEVISKCAGSSWMLENRAPHIVDGDYSPKSAVNIWLKDLGIVLDIAGSANFDAPISKAALAEFTKAADMGLGLEDDAAVAKVYADRAQLTLPFMDTENT comes from the coding sequence ATGTCTTCCAATACCACATGCGCCGTCATCGGACTGGGCTCTATGGGATATGGCATCGCCCAATCTATCCTGAGAGCGAACAAACCTGTTCTTGGCGTTGATATTGATGCAGGCCGCATGGCGGATTTGCGCGCTGAAGGTGGCATGGATGAGGAACTAAAAAATCTCGCCCCCAAATTAGACACCGCCGTCATTGTGGTCCTCAACGCCAACCAGACGGAAGCCGTCCTTTTTGGTGACAATGCATTGGTCCCACTTATGAGTTCAGGCGCTGTGGTTATTTCATGCGCAACAGTACCACCAGAGTTCGCCCGACAAATGGCGGCTCGATGTGCTGACTACGGTGTGCACTATTTAGATGCCCCAATCTCCGGTGGAGCCACGAAAGCTGCACAGGGAGCGTTGAGTGTTATGGCATCAGGCACCGATGAAGCTTTTACAGCGGCCAAACCTGTCCTTGATGACATCTCAGAAACCGTCTTCAAGCTAGGCGACAAGGCAGGTGCCGGATCAGCGATGAAGGCCGTCAACCAATTGCTCGCAGGCGTTCACATCGCAACAATGGCAGAAGCCCTCACCTTCGGCATGACCCAAGGAGTTGAACCAAAAACCTTCGTTGAAGTTATCAGCAAATGCGCAGGCTCCAGCTGGATGTTAGAAAACCGCGCGCCGCACATTGTCGATGGCGATTACAGCCCCAAAAGTGCGGTCAATATTTGGTTGAAAGACCTCGGCATCGTGCTTGATATTGCAGGCTCAGCAAACTTTGATGCACCCATCTCAAAGGCAGCACTTGCAGAATTCACCAAAGCAGCAGACATGGGTCTTGGCCTAGAAGATGACGCCGCTGTTGCGAAAGTTTACGCCGATCGAGCGCAATTGACCCTCCCATTCATGGACACAGAAAACACATGA
- a CDS encoding amidase → MSDLPPNGLSATEASEKIRQGWLTSVELTTACLNRIEETDGQLKAWVHVDREGALARAEELDKLRFAGKPLGPLHGLPVALKDIIDAKGMTAELGSSIFKGRMPESDAKIVERLHEAGAVIIGKTATTEFAFVHPAETCNPHNLEHSPGGSSSGSAAAVAGFHVPLAIGTQTNGSVVRPASFCGTYGFKPTRGVIPRTGILQTSMSLDQVGVFARSLDDAALLADVLAIYDPSDAISYPRARPQMAAGAKSEPPVDPDLVWLDLPFLDRLDGEAAEAMEEVVNALGDRVERIEAPAYFADLIETQRTIHEYEICLHMAETFDKHWDQVSATLQPVIKHGQGISKDEYDNAIGVMGEMGTFFGEFFMDFDAIIAPSSTGAAPLRSQGHTGDPVFSTLWTLAGLPCLTLPLLTSSAGLPIGVQLIGGQEEDDRLLRTASWMLRELD, encoded by the coding sequence ATGTCAGACTTACCACCCAATGGTTTAAGTGCCACAGAAGCGAGTGAGAAAATCCGTCAAGGATGGCTCACTTCTGTTGAACTCACCACTGCATGTCTAAACCGCATTGAGGAGACCGATGGTCAACTCAAAGCGTGGGTGCATGTGGACCGCGAAGGCGCGCTGGCTCGCGCTGAAGAACTTGATAAATTACGCTTTGCAGGCAAACCTCTCGGGCCTCTTCATGGGTTGCCTGTCGCCTTGAAAGACATCATCGATGCGAAGGGCATGACCGCTGAATTGGGGTCTTCTATCTTCAAAGGGCGTATGCCTGAAAGTGATGCGAAGATTGTTGAGCGTCTACATGAAGCGGGCGCGGTGATTATCGGCAAAACGGCGACCACTGAATTTGCCTTTGTCCATCCAGCAGAAACTTGCAATCCACATAACCTTGAACATTCACCGGGTGGCTCGTCATCTGGCTCTGCGGCCGCTGTTGCAGGCTTCCATGTGCCGCTTGCCATTGGAACACAGACCAACGGCTCCGTCGTTCGTCCCGCGTCTTTTTGTGGCACCTATGGCTTTAAGCCAACACGGGGTGTGATCCCTAGAACGGGCATTTTGCAAACATCGATGTCGCTTGATCAGGTGGGCGTTTTTGCGCGATCTCTTGATGATGCAGCACTGCTTGCTGATGTGCTTGCGATTTATGATCCATCAGACGCGATATCATACCCAAGAGCACGTCCGCAAATGGCGGCAGGGGCGAAGTCTGAGCCGCCAGTTGATCCTGATTTGGTGTGGCTTGACCTGCCATTCCTTGATCGTTTGGATGGTGAAGCAGCAGAGGCGATGGAAGAAGTCGTGAATGCGTTGGGTGACCGCGTTGAACGCATTGAGGCACCAGCTTATTTTGCTGACCTTATAGAGACCCAGCGCACCATCCATGAATATGAAATTTGCCTGCATATGGCTGAAACCTTTGACAAACACTGGGATCAGGTTAGCGCGACGCTTCAACCCGTGATCAAGCACGGGCAGGGGATTTCAAAAGATGAATATGACAATGCCATCGGCGTCATGGGTGAGATGGGAACGTTCTTTGGTGAGTTCTTCATGGACTTCGATGCCATCATTGCGCCATCCTCAACAGGGGCGGCACCTTTGCGTTCACAAGGGCATACGGGTGATCCTGTATTCTCAACACTATGGACGCTTGCTGGATTACCTTGTTTGACATTACCCTTGCTCACAAGCAGTGCTGGTTTGCCGATAGGTGTGCAGCTCATTGGTGGGCAAGAAGAAGATGACCGACTGCTTCGAACAGCAAGTTGGATGCTGCGCGAACTTGATTGA
- the otnK gene encoding 3-oxo-tetronate kinase: MTGCIFGAIADDFTGASDLAGLLARSGAAVNLRIGVPDGSPSNLRVDGTPSAPFEVIALKSRTAPVDEAVSDALAALEWLKAAGAQRFFWKYCSTFDSTAEGNIGPVAEALMKALGTKQTIYCPAFPENGRSIYMGNLFVGNQPLAESPMRNHPLTPMLDSNLMRLLKPQVTLPVGLVEHLTVAKGPDAIKAKLQQMADDQTSHVVVDAVADADLLAISTACKDMPLLTGGSAIAMHLPHLYDADGLFDLGQSEAQTFATDDKSIVLSGSCSAMTLAQVQAYINAGHPSFKVDPLDAAKTGAENVLHWLDQQDFTKAPLIYASADPDDVKQVQATLGVEQAGALVEGVLAKCGTKARDLGARQFIVAGGETSGAVTKALGINQLTIGREIAPGVPWTYCHSNDIPIALTLKSGNFGEISFFEDALESLKQA; this comes from the coding sequence ATGACAGGCTGTATTTTTGGCGCCATCGCGGATGACTTTACTGGCGCATCAGATTTAGCAGGATTGCTCGCGCGATCAGGCGCGGCTGTGAACTTACGGATTGGTGTGCCTGATGGTTCACCTTCCAACTTGCGCGTTGATGGCACACCTTCAGCCCCCTTTGAGGTAATCGCCTTAAAATCACGCACCGCTCCTGTGGATGAAGCCGTAAGCGATGCCCTTGCTGCTCTTGAATGGCTGAAGGCGGCGGGCGCGCAACGCTTCTTTTGGAAATATTGCTCAACCTTCGATTCCACCGCTGAAGGCAATATTGGGCCCGTGGCAGAAGCTTTGATGAAGGCTCTCGGCACGAAGCAGACAATCTATTGCCCTGCCTTTCCCGAAAATGGCCGATCAATCTACATGGGCAACCTGTTTGTCGGCAACCAACCCTTGGCAGAAAGCCCAATGAGGAACCACCCCCTCACCCCTATGCTAGACAGCAATTTAATGCGCCTACTTAAACCGCAAGTAACCCTGCCCGTCGGACTTGTTGAGCACTTAACCGTCGCCAAGGGGCCAGACGCGATCAAAGCGAAGCTTCAGCAAATGGCAGATGATCAAACAAGCCATGTCGTTGTTGACGCTGTGGCCGATGCTGATCTTTTAGCGATTAGCACTGCCTGTAAAGACATGCCCTTGCTAACTGGCGGCAGCGCCATCGCCATGCACTTGCCCCACTTATATGATGCGGATGGTCTTTTCGATCTTGGACAGTCAGAAGCGCAAACTTTTGCGACCGACGATAAATCAATTGTGCTATCAGGCAGTTGTTCCGCCATGACCTTAGCGCAGGTCCAAGCCTACATTAATGCAGGCCATCCAAGCTTTAAAGTCGATCCCTTAGATGCCGCCAAAACGGGCGCAGAAAATGTGCTTCATTGGCTCGATCAGCAAGACTTCACCAAAGCGCCTCTCATCTATGCAAGTGCTGATCCTGACGATGTAAAGCAAGTGCAAGCAACGCTGGGCGTTGAACAAGCAGGTGCATTGGTTGAAGGCGTTCTAGCTAAATGCGGCACCAAGGCTCGTGACCTTGGTGCACGACAATTTATTGTTGCAGGCGGTGAAACCTCTGGCGCTGTCACCAAAGCTCTAGGCATTAATCAGCTAACAATCGGACGAGAAATCGCCCCCGGTGTACCGTGGACATATTGCCATTCAAACGACATTCCAATTGCACTGACCCTCAAGTCTGGCAACTTTGGTGAGATCAGTTTTTTCGAGGATGCGCTAGAGAGTTTAAAGCAGGCTTGA
- a CDS encoding TRAP transporter large permease subunit translates to MSNPEVAILMLVSFIFLVLLGFPVAFTLIGMGLAFGFYYYTTQGDTIVEFTDIFTNRIYYLFADRTFEVMDNPILVAIPLFLFMGYIVERASIIDKLFYSLYLAARNLPGSMAVAALITCAVFSTASGIVGAVVTLMGLLAFPAMANAKYNREFAAGVICAGGTLGILIPPSIMLIVYAAIAELSPLRLYAAAVFPGLLLAGMYIVYVIVRVMITPSIAPKPKEEDIPPVGKIYRELLVSFVPLTVLIMLVLGSILGGLATPAEAAAMGAAGGIGLAALYRALTWQKLKESVFLTAKATAMVCWLFIGAWIFTSVFSLLGGEELVKHWVLSLDLEPWQFLVIAQLIIFLLGWPLEWSEILIIFVPIFLPMLPLFEINPYFFAMLVALNLQTSFLTPPMAMSAYYLKGVLKNQIELMEIFRGLMPYLSIVIFCMVLMYQFPGIALWFPDYLFGKWIP, encoded by the coding sequence ATGTCAAACCCTGAAGTCGCCATCTTAATGCTGGTCAGTTTTATTTTTCTGGTCTTGCTTGGTTTTCCTGTTGCTTTCACTCTTATCGGTATGGGTCTTGCCTTCGGGTTTTACTATTACACCACCCAAGGCGATACTATTGTTGAATTCACGGACATTTTCACAAATCGCATCTACTACCTTTTTGCTGACCGCACCTTTGAGGTGATGGATAATCCGATCCTTGTCGCGATCCCCTTGTTCTTGTTCATGGGTTATATCGTTGAACGGGCAAGCATCATTGATAAGTTGTTTTATTCGCTCTACCTCGCTGCCCGCAATTTGCCAGGGTCTATGGCTGTTGCGGCCCTCATTACGTGTGCGGTCTTTTCAACGGCTTCCGGCATTGTTGGGGCGGTTGTAACCTTGATGGGCTTGTTGGCGTTTCCTGCCATGGCGAACGCTAAATATAACCGCGAATTTGCAGCGGGCGTTATTTGTGCAGGTGGTACGCTTGGTATCTTGATCCCGCCGTCGATCATGCTGATTGTTTATGCGGCGATTGCTGAACTTTCACCTTTGCGCCTATACGCGGCGGCAGTCTTTCCAGGCTTATTGTTAGCGGGCATGTATATCGTCTACGTAATCGTTCGTGTGATGATAACACCATCAATCGCGCCCAAGCCGAAGGAGGAAGACATTCCACCTGTTGGCAAAATCTACCGTGAATTGCTCGTTTCTTTCGTGCCGCTCACTGTGCTGATTATGTTGGTGCTTGGCTCGATCCTTGGCGGCCTTGCAACGCCTGCAGAAGCGGCTGCCATGGGTGCTGCTGGTGGTATCGGTCTTGCTGCCCTTTATCGTGCGCTGACGTGGCAAAAACTCAAAGAGAGCGTGTTCCTAACAGCGAAAGCGACCGCGATGGTTTGTTGGCTGTTTATCGGCGCTTGGATTTTCACCTCGGTCTTCTCCCTACTTGGCGGCGAAGAACTGGTGAAACATTGGGTGCTAAGCCTTGATCTTGAGCCTTGGCAGTTCCTTGTCATCGCGCAGTTGATCATCTTCCTGCTTGGCTGGCCACTTGAATGGTCTGAGATTTTGATCATCTTCGTGCCGATCTTCCTGCCAATGCTGCCGTTGTTTGAAATCAACCCGTATTTCTTCGCGATGTTGGTGGCGCTCAATCTACAAACCTCATTCCTTACCCCACCAATGGCCATGTCCGCCTATTATTTGAAGGGGGTTTTGAAGAACCAGATCGAGTTGATGGAAATCTTCCGAGGCTTGATGCCTTATCTCTCCATCGTGATCTTCTGCATGGTGTTGATGTATCAGTTCCCAGGCATTGCGCTTTGGTTCCCTGATTATCTCTTCGGTAAATGGATTCCATAA
- a CDS encoding bifunctional 4-hydroxy-2-oxoglutarate aldolase/2-dehydro-3-deoxy-phosphogluconate aldolase has product MVQNVEAVKAVMQAAPVIPVITISSLEAAVPLAKALVKGGLPVIEITLRTELGLQAIERVAKEVEGAIPGAGTVLTREQMEKSEAAGSKFFVSPGASPKLLEAASDTNVPLLPGVATASEVMNLSEHGYTCMKFFPAGPAGGPNYLKGIGAPLQDVRFCPTGGVSPSNAADYLSLENVLCVGGSWLAPQKLIDAQDWDAIEALAKEAASFTV; this is encoded by the coding sequence ATGGTACAAAATGTTGAAGCGGTCAAAGCAGTTATGCAGGCAGCGCCCGTTATACCTGTGATCACCATTTCTTCGTTGGAAGCAGCTGTGCCATTGGCCAAAGCCTTGGTTAAAGGCGGTCTCCCTGTGATTGAAATTACTCTGCGCACCGAGCTTGGATTGCAAGCAATTGAGCGAGTAGCAAAAGAAGTCGAAGGTGCAATTCCAGGTGCTGGTACTGTCTTGACGCGGGAACAAATGGAAAAGTCAGAAGCGGCTGGCTCTAAGTTTTTTGTAAGCCCAGGTGCTTCACCAAAACTACTGGAGGCTGCTAGCGATACCAACGTGCCGCTTCTTCCAGGTGTTGCGACAGCATCTGAGGTTATGAACCTGAGTGAGCATGGCTATACATGCATGAAGTTCTTCCCTGCAGGCCCTGCTGGTGGGCCAAATTATTTGAAAGGCATTGGCGCACCTTTGCAAGATGTTCGCTTTTGCCCAACTGGCGGTGTTTCTCCAAGCAATGCAGCAGATTACCTTTCACTGGAAAATGTGCTTTGTGTTGGTGGATCTTGGTTGGCCCCTCAAAAGTTGATTGATGCCCAAGACTGGGATGCAATTGAAGCACTTGCGAAAGAAGCTGCCAGCTTTACTGTTTAG
- a CDS encoding TRAP transporter substrate-binding protein yields MEKLNRRKFLKGSAVASTVAAGALAAPAVARAEPTVLKVQAGWGGGIFLENAKSYVDRVHAMAGKDLKIDLLAVNSVVKTGQMQNAVHRGTLDGAHYVPAYWYSKSKAASLFGTGPCFGWSSNEVLGWVHYGGGQELFDELMGSLGLNLVSYFNSPMPAQPMGWFKEEIKDASQMSGLKYRTVGLAADVLLEMGMSVVQLPGGEIQPAMKSGLIDAAEFNNPTSDRDFGMQDVSKHYHLASFHQSQEFFEITFNKKKHDSLPAEHQAILKHASEAESSNFYWNNTKRYAEDLVKLRDEQGVNVYRTPDSVMAEQLKAWDKVVDRISAEDPFFAKVIVSQKAYAKDVMNYLNLNQPDYKLAYNHYFG; encoded by the coding sequence ATGGAAAAGCTAAATAGAAGAAAATTTTTAAAAGGTAGCGCGGTTGCTTCAACGGTCGCAGCAGGCGCTCTTGCGGCACCAGCTGTCGCACGTGCGGAGCCAACAGTTCTTAAAGTTCAAGCTGGTTGGGGCGGAGGTATTTTCCTTGAAAATGCTAAGTCTTACGTAGATCGCGTTCATGCGATGGCCGGTAAAGACCTTAAGATCGACCTTCTTGCCGTGAACTCTGTTGTTAAAACAGGCCAAATGCAAAACGCGGTTCACCGTGGCACGCTTGATGGCGCTCACTACGTACCTGCTTACTGGTATTCAAAATCAAAAGCGGCATCTTTGTTCGGTACTGGCCCATGTTTTGGTTGGTCTTCAAACGAAGTGCTTGGTTGGGTTCACTACGGTGGCGGCCAAGAACTCTTTGACGAATTGATGGGCTCGCTTGGTCTAAACTTGGTGTCCTACTTCAACTCACCAATGCCAGCACAGCCAATGGGTTGGTTTAAGGAAGAGATTAAAGACGCTTCCCAAATGTCTGGTTTGAAATACCGCACAGTTGGTCTTGCTGCTGACGTTCTTTTGGAAATGGGCATGTCAGTTGTTCAGCTTCCAGGTGGCGAAATTCAGCCAGCGATGAAATCAGGCTTGATTGATGCTGCTGAATTTAACAACCCTACATCAGACCGTGACTTCGGTATGCAGGATGTGTCTAAGCACTATCACCTTGCGTCTTTCCACCAGTCTCAGGAATTCTTTGAGATCACGTTCAACAAGAAGAAGCACGACAGTCTTCCAGCTGAGCATCAAGCCATCTTGAAGCATGCTTCAGAAGCTGAAAGCTCAAACTTCTACTGGAACAACACGAAGCGTTATGCAGAAGATCTCGTGAAGTTGCGCGATGAGCAGGGCGTGAATGTTTACCGTACACCTGACAGTGTGATGGCTGAACAGCTTAAAGCTTGGGACAAAGTTGTTGATCGTATTTCGGCTGAAGATCCATTCTTCGCGAAAGTTATCGTGTCACAAAAAGCATACGCTAAAGACGTGATGAACTATCTCAACTTGAACCAGCCTGACTACAAGCTGGCATACAATCACTACTTTGGCTAA
- a CDS encoding TRAP transporter small permease subunit: MERFIYAIEGLSIWVGRAFGWCILILTLAVAYEVFVRYVLNTPTVWSLDMQIQMYGALFLMAGPYALAQGAHVRGDFIYRLYSVRRQAISDFILYILFFFPGMAALFFAGWLTADESWRFKEVSLNSPAGIQIYYFKTLVPVVGFLMMLQGLAEMMRCWKAFKTGVWMPRLDDVKETEDLLAEADLDEIGRLNK, from the coding sequence TTGGAACGATTTATTTATGCTATTGAAGGCTTGAGTATATGGGTGGGGCGCGCCTTTGGGTGGTGCATTCTAATTTTGACCCTTGCTGTGGCCTATGAAGTTTTTGTGCGTTACGTGCTCAACACCCCAACGGTGTGGTCACTGGATATGCAAATCCAAATGTACGGTGCGCTGTTCTTGATGGCGGGGCCTTACGCGCTGGCGCAAGGGGCGCATGTGCGCGGGGATTTCATCTATCGCCTCTATTCCGTTAGACGGCAGGCGATCTCGGATTTCATCCTTTATATCTTGTTCTTCTTCCCCGGCATGGCGGCATTGTTCTTTGCGGGCTGGCTGACAGCTGATGAAAGCTGGCGCTTTAAGGAAGTAAGCCTCAACAGTCCTGCGGGTATTCAAATTTATTATTTCAAAACGCTGGTTCCAGTGGTTGGTTTCTTGATGATGTTGCAAGGCCTCGCAGAAATGATGCGGTGCTGGAAAGCCTTTAAGACTGGCGTATGGATGCCACGTCTTGATGATGTGAAAGAAACTGAAGACCTACTCGCTGAAGCTGATCTCGATGAGATCGGTCGATTAAACAAGTAA